AGTTCTGGGTTTTAAATCACCAAGACTATTAAACCCCAGGCTTCGAGATTACCAAGGTTATCAAACCCTAAATAACTAAAACTTAACAAACAAGAGCGGGCTCACACAAACACGGCCTAAAGCAAGAAGCTCATACAAACGTGGCTAAAATGAAAACTCATATTCAAGAAAGGGTTTGGTTGTTTATGTTCTTACAGGTTTGAAAGTGGACTTtctcaagagtttgctgatgaagatgaatccaggggcaccgagacccaaggatggagccctctccttctagcgccaaatgataactccggtgagcgggcggctccgtccgacggcgttcctggaccttctaTGCGTGGATggggtgtagctgctggttgggcacctgcaaaacaacaccggaaggggggtttggctcccacggcgcctccaGTGTGAGAATAAGAACAGGCTTTGGACAAGATGAGGGTATATATGTTTATGTAATTTAGAGGCTGCTCTCTTTGTGTGTCTATATGTGATGGCTGCTGTGTGTTTTGAGTGTATGAGAGTGTGTGAGTGCAAGAGAAattattttccaacccctaaacccttcagtcttgggggtatatatagccccaaggtagggtttaggggtagttacctctaaacctgggccgttggatcttgggagcgggggacgcctggcttgggcggattgcttacacgtgtccaggggaggaccacctccagagtgcCCTAACGGCCTCTGACACGCGTCGTGCTTGTCTGGAGTGTCGGTTGTTGATAGTTGTCATAGTCGCGTGCCCACGTACCCCTCCTTGGCGGGTTGTAGGGTGTGCATGTGTTTGATGGGACCCCGCTCATGGCGGTCTGAGTCCAGATCCGGATCCGGGTGGGCATTAGGTCCGGGCTCCCTAttggatccggatccgggtcaAGGGATGGGCCCGAGCCTGGTCTCTCCATTTGACTGTTTtgggagaggggggtctcggTCCGTCGATCGAGCCTGGTATCCTTTAGATCCGAGTTGAATCCTAgccgggtctcttataccctatcaaCAATACTAGTAAATCAAGTACCTTATATCTAAgactaaaaaatatatataaataaggATCTTCCTCTCCCCTCGTAAGACAACATTTTACTAGCATGGAATTGGGATTAAAAAAGATTCTGATTACTGAATTATTTTGTATTATTTATCTTGGGAGGGCATCCAGAAAATAACAATCCTAATATTCAATCTATGCTATGGGCGGGCTTGGACCAGCTGTGGATTTTGTTTTGCCTATATATCTCTTCCACTTCATATACAATTGCCACAACAGTATTCCTATTCCAGTGTATCCAAATTTCTATCGAAGGCACTGCAGCAAGGTACTATTGTTATAGAGTTTAATTTTTATGTTGAATGCTTTCGACAAGTTTACAACTTAATTTGTATCAACCGAATGTCTAATATATTACTACGTACAGTACTTGAATCATTGCAGAGAACATGGAACAAAAGCTGGATTCGACGGTGAAAAGAGCATCAAGATCTCCCCATATAAAACCTCCTTTCACTTTAAGTGATGTTAAGAAAGCTGTTCCGCCCCATTGTTTTGAGCGTTCTGCGATTCGCTCCTTGTCATACCTTCTTTTAGATGTCATCATTTTAGTCTCTCTTTACTACATGGCCGCAACTTATATCTTAACTTCCGAACTAGTACTGTCATCTAAATTATATTACTCCACATTCTTCGTTATATATTCGGTGCTTCAAGGCTGTATCCTAGCTCGATTTTGGGTCATAGGTCACGAATGTGGACACAATGCTTTCAGTGACTACAAATGGCTCGATGACACGGTTGGATTTTTCACCCACTCTGTCGTCCTGTTTCCTTACTTTTCATTTAAGTACAGTCACCATCGCCACCACTTGAGAACTGGATCTCTCGAAGAAGAGGAATTCGATATTCCACTGTTAAAGTCTCAAGTTCCTTTGCTATTCAGATACCTTAAAAATCCTGTAGCCAGATTCTTGGTTGTTGCTGCAGTTCTCATTGTTGCGGTGCCACTGTACTTGCTTGTCAACTTCCGCGGTCGAGCATACGATCAATTCGCCTCCCATTTCGATCCCTATAGTCCAATGTTTTCACGTAAGCAACGCGCTCAAGTCTTGCTTTCTGATGCAGGATGTTTGGCCGTGATCTTTGCACTATACAAACTTGCTTTGTTAAAAGGGTACGCTTGGGTGGCCTTCATTTACGGAGGACCATACCTATTCACAAATGCTACGCTTATCATAGTGGCTGTACTTCAACACACAAACCCCCTTGTACCTTACTATGATTCCTCCGAGTGGGAATGGTTCAAGGGATCCATGGCTACCATTGATCGAGATTTCGGGTTTCTCAACACGGTGTTTCATCAGCAACCAAATACTCATGTAGCACACCATCTCTTCCCGAGAATGCCACATTACCATGCAGTGGAAGCCACCAAGGCATTTAAACCTATATTGGGAGAGTACTATCAGTATGATTACACGCCATTCTACAAGGCACTGTGGAATACTATTAATGATTGTGTCTACGTTGAGGAAGATGGACAGAACAAAGGAATTTATTGGTATAACAATAAGTTTTGAGATTAGAGGGGTTGCAAGGCCTCTGCTCCGGTGTGTGAGCTTCATGACTAGCAAAATCATAACAAAAAATAAAGTCCCGGAGCTTGTAAGGCTATACTTTATGTATTTGATTGTATTGAAGTTTTAGTGTAATCTTGTTAGTACGTAGTTGAAGTTAcgtataaattaaaattttatatcgGTCGGCACACTATAGGGTTTCTATTTGTATTTCGATTATTTCAGTTTCGCCACTTGTGCGAAAAATAATAGAAGTTCATTATGTGTGAACTTTGATGGCAATTGATAGAGCAGCGACGTATGTGTCATTTAATTAAGTAGCAGTTTATCCATTACCTTAGCTAGCTAGTCTAGTATGACGGGGAGCGACAAATTTTGCAAGTCCAGGCTTCGATTTTTTTCTTTTTACAAGTATTGCTGGCCTTGGATGTGACTTGCGAGAAAATAATTTGTCACCCACAAATCATAGggataataaaataatttgaataCCAGCGATAACGGATTCGAAACCCGAATTTTGAATTTATTGAATCCGATTTTCTGAATTTGAATTTAACTTTCAAATATGATTTTTTTTggatttaaatataaattttaggTGTACCGATTCGAAAAGGGCACTACAACATTTTTGCAATCATACAACTGTTTTTTTCGTTGTCTGACAGGTAGTGtttccgttgtctatccaacactcgtgtaATCGAAGGTTGGACAACGATTGTTAATACAGTTGTAATAAGGGAGATTCAACAATAATGTATAACACTGGTTACAATCTGGAAGACACAACGGTTGTTTTAGAAAAACTGTTGTTGGAACCTTTTTAACATGACAGTTTTCTTAGTAATAAACAACGGTTTATTTACGTCTAGAGAGAGTTCTAAATTTTCTTTCCAATTTTAAATATCTTTTTTAGACAACAGTTATTTTATCCATCTATTGTTTATATAAGAGAAGAACAACAGTTATTTTCAAAGGCAATAATATAATTATCTTTTAGACAACAGTTTTAGGGTGATGTTATAATGCAAAAGAGATAACGGCTAAGGAACCATGAAAGAAACCTTTGTAACACAACAGTTTTACTAAGTAATAGACAACGGAGAGTCAATGGCAAGAAAAAGTTCAAAAGCAATTCCTTTATTATTCAAGCAATGGTTTGTTTAAAGCAACAGTTGTGTAAAATCTTTTAAACCAATTCTTTTTATATTGTGTTCTAATTCATGTCTTCATAGTTCAAACAACAGTTAATAACTAACTGGTATTATTGAATTGTTGTTTAGACAATGGCTTATATTTTGACATAATTATGTACTTGAGGTAACTGTTGTCCGAAAATGATACAATGgttacttttttaaaaaaaaccatTATCTTATTAGGTATAAGCATTTTTCATATCAATTTCATATTTAATTAAAATCAGCTACATAAAAAATCACAAAATCTAGGCACCTACCAAATCAAAAATAATTCCATACCATAAAATAAATACCAAACACAACACCAACACAAAATCTAGGCCCCTGCCAAAACAAAACCAATTCACTACCATACCATAATCCATACCATACCATAGTCCATCTGTTCGACAATCCAAAACAACCAGATCTACATACCAAACTACCAGCAATTCATCGAACACAAAATCATTATCGCAAGTCTACTTATCACCAACTACATACATAAAACATCCACTTtacgataagttcaaacgagtctacttgtcaccaactacatacataaaacatccagtttacgataagttcaaaagaaaagaaaggcGAGGACCTAGCTTGCACAATGTTTCATAGAATATTTTGCAAACTCAACCCTGATCTCGTTGATGTCATCCTCATTGTAAACCAGGTTTGATCTACGCAGCCACTGAAAAATCATCCAAAATTTTGTATAAGTAACATGTTCTTCCCTTATAAGAGTAAATACAAAATGGATGAAACGGCCCAAAGATAGTCAATTGTCACCTTATTAGCAAAGTCCAGATCCTTATCATGAATGATTTCCATCATGTATCGCATCACAAACAGGCCACAATCCTTGTTCTCGGCCTGCACTGGAACTCCCTAAAATATCAAACAAAAATTCATTTAAAATATCCAGTCTCCTTTAATAACATAATTAATATATGAtctagaaaaataaataaatacagcCATGTTCTCCCACAATACTTTCTTCGTCGGAACCTTTTTCAAATCCTCCTTATACATTTTAATGGCACTGCAACAAAAACAATATAtatcaaaacataaaataaccACCGGAAAATATGGTCGGACAAGATTTACAAGTCAAGACTTAATAATCAAATTTTACAAGGTGAACTCTTACTTGTCGACAACATCCACCCATTCTCCATTTGCAATTAGGCGTTTAAGAGGGTTTATATAGTAGACTACCTCTACGTCTGGATTGACAACTGTTAAGGTCCAGTGGTCCCTACGAAAAATAAACATAGGTGCTTGTTAAATAGTAAAGCCTAAATTTGATGCTTTTTTGTCACCTTAATAACTCAAATATCAtcaaaaaaaattacatttcaattgaattaaaatcaaccTAAAAATTAATTAAACTCACTAATAGTGAAAAATAATCCAAAATATGATACTAGTAGAGTGTAATTTACTGTAATAAACATGATCAGGTATAACATCAAAAATTGAAGGCTCATACTGATAAAATTTAAATTCTGGTAAATAAATCAACTTT
The sequence above is drawn from the Apium graveolens cultivar Ventura chromosome 2, ASM990537v1, whole genome shotgun sequence genome and encodes:
- the LOC141685055 gene encoding delta(12) fatty acid desaturase FAD2-like translates to MEQKLDSTVKRASRSPHIKPPFTLSDVKKAVPPHCFERSAIRSLSYLLLDVIILVSLYYMAATYILTSELVLSSKLYYSTFFVIYSVLQGCILARFWVIGHECGHNAFSDYKWLDDTVGFFTHSVVLFPYFSFKYSHHRHHLRTGSLEEEEFDIPLLKSQVPLLFRYLKNPVARFLVVAAVLIVAVPLYLLVNFRGRAYDQFASHFDPYSPMFSRKQRAQVLLSDAGCLAVIFALYKLALLKGYAWVAFIYGGPYLFTNATLIIVAVLQHTNPLVPYYDSSEWEWFKGSMATIDRDFGFLNTVFHQQPNTHVAHHLFPRMPHYHAVEATKAFKPILGEYYQYDYTPFYKALWNTINDCVYVEEDGQNKGIYWYNNKF